The Quercus lobata isolate SW786 chromosome 4, ValleyOak3.0 Primary Assembly, whole genome shotgun sequence genome segment GAATTAAAAATGTAATCATGTTGGTGTTGGAGTAGTGATAGTCTTAGTTTGAGATGAGATTGATCTTGTACTCGGCTTTTCTATTGGCATTTGGTTTGGGCCTTCTCAGtggttttattataattttttttttctagatttttgttcaaggttttttttggggggggggggtggtttcCATGGTTTTATAAATTAGAACGGTGAAAGAACTGGAAAAGAGACTGGTTACTAGTTTTTTGGTTGGATCGAGATTCAATCGATGGTCGAACCGGtgatgtcataaataatataattaataaaattttaaattatataaataaaaatataataagtttattactaataatatgaTAGCAGAAtgtaaaaacataatatttagtgacacttttcttgtaaatttaatcaaatttcctTAAAATAGACAATCACAGGTTTaattataatcataaaaataaaaattttattatatacataatgaattaattgatgttatataaaaattaagtacctttttaagtttattcactTAGTTAACTAAAACTACTGTAGGGACACagtttgtaacgacccatacATAATTGTGAGCTCGTAcgtaaagggcccaaacaatatgatttgtagagcatggggttaaaaggttaggccttagtcaccagacaGTGGTTTAATCATGGTTTTTATGGAGGTTTACATGAGTGTAAACCTAGTTAAGCCTTCCGTCGATGCGGTTTGTAAGGTTTAGGTCCTCAGACAGTGTCCGAGGAGTGTAATACTCTTCTCATTCTCCCTTTTGTAGGGCTCCTTCCTCTGGGGAATTCCCTTCCCCCTTagctatctttttcttttatactagtctTTACTTCCCTCtcagtgtccacgtgtaagttttactttctggggTGTAGACCTGTCCTATCAGTCCATACCtggagtggttgggggtggttgtaaaagctaaatAACATGGTGAGGAGCATGGGCCTGTCAGATGCAAGGTTCTGTACAACAGGATTGGCAACTTTCTTCCTTGTCCTGcccctgtactgagtttgtctttttctttaggCGTTCTGTGAGGTGctgagcgtgagatcgtcctcggcaataggtCTCCTCGGCCCGGGTCTTGGGCCCTTAATGTCAAGTGGGCCCGGACCACAAATTCCCCAGCCCCATAACTACTACTTTTTTCTAATCAAAATTatcggaaaaagaaaaaagaaaagtaattgtACAATGAAAAAAGCTAAATTTACGTGTTTTTGAGGAAAAGTAGTCGTACAATGATAGTGTGTCAGgtaaagcaaaaactaaaagtaaagcCGTAGTATAGgcttaaaagaatataaaaacatGTGATTCTTTTTACTTGAAAGACCCTAATATATTGTGAAGTTACTCAAATTATggactaaaatttaattttattggcacaaaaaaaattcagggtattcccaaatttttttttaaaggtagataaatataaaattttaaattattttgtgtgtgtgtgtgtgtatatacatatataatttttttttttttcaggttacGATGGTCCTAGGACCACCCTAGCCATAAGGTGGTGCCGCCCCTGGAAGCCACCTACCTTAACAAAACACGAAATTTCTGTGAGGCTTCTTTGCCCATGACAAATTATATTCTTGTTAATACATAATaatacctttttattattattatattagataataataatttttgttgacTTGCACATCGCTCACCATAATTTCTAATATGATTGATCCTCGCATTGTTGACAAGAACTTGAGACTAATCCCAtgtatttcttaatttatttgtttagttcTATTGTTCTTTCTGATAGGACAACCTTAGGTTATATCTAGCTGTTCAATCCATAAAGCCAACCATTAAAAACACAGCTAATTGTTTTATGAGGGACGTGCCTGTAGTAACTCGTATAAATATCTCATGTCCTAAATTTAGGTACACCCACATAAATCCCACTACCTGCCCACCTTCCGTGCAGTATTATTacaaaaaatcccaaccaaTATTCTTGGGTGACTtccaaataaattaagaaatatttcTTTAGGCCATTTAAGATAAGGAAAGAAATGTAGCAAATTGTTGGCCTGGATGGTATTAATCCAGCATGTCCTTGTCACAAATCAAATATTTTGCAgagttaattttttgttttgttttgtttttatttttgtaattcccGAAAAAATGTCATTCAATAAGGGATGTTAAGAATATTACAACTTTTTAGTGATGGTTATTTTACAAGtataaaatttttgtgttgGAGAGGGGGTTGTAAGGGTTGGGATTCAAGTTTTTAGGAGGCAGTTTTACATATGTATACAAGCCACAATATGTTCTTAAcctcccaaaattttgaaaaggaaaaaaaaaaaaatctttttgatatatatgttttaaaatttttcaagacTGAACCCCAAAAATTTGAGCTGATTCAATTACCTCTCAGGAAAATTTTTAACTGGTGCTAAAGAGGCAATTTTCTGGACAGTAAACCAGCAAGGCTAAGAGCCCACAAATTCAGTCCAAACAACCTTTTTTGCAGCCCAGAACCCGTGGAAATAAACCCCTGCAGTTGGGCCCAAACATTTATCGCCAAAGGCCAccgattttttttattaaaagtaatGAATTTCCAACCCAAGACCTATTCAAATTGGGCCATTACTTAAAGCCTTAAATTCGATCCAGTGGGTATTCAAAGCACAGACATGAGCCATGAAACAATACACACAACCTATGGGCCTAACCCATGAAACTTATCAAGTGGACACCTGGCATTAATCTCAATTAGGCCCAAAAGGTAAGCCATCACTGTCAAAGGCAGCCCCAAAACTATCAGAAGAACCCACAAAATAATTCAATGTCAAAAGCAGTAAAGCCATATACAGAACCACTTGCTGAAATTGACTTTGCTAAGGCCCACAACaaatcaacaaatggagggggtggggtggggtgtTTATTCTATCCTACTATTTTCGTTTTGCATAGGCCCACTAGGATGATTACACCTTACAGTTAAATCCAAGAGTTGTTTAGTGACATAGCTGCCTTCACAATCTTTAAACCAATCCATATTCCAATATCAAAATTCCTCTTTAggcaaagaatatatatatatatatatatatatatataaattaaatttgaaacttataatttaAGGGTTATAACAAATTAAtcccccaaaattttaaaaagtaacaagttattagtttcaaaagtaaaaaagattgaaataattttttaaaaaaagtaacaaattaaaccgcAAAAAGAAGTGTGTGtgagatttaatttgttacattcttcaactatatatatagaaaagaaagagaaagaaagagggaaaaaaaaaaaataccgactataatttttttgttgataattgatttgatagttataacaaTGAGATAAAATTGATCTGAACCCTAAAGAGCATATTGTGTTACCAAGTTACAAAACTATTGGTGAGAAGCTACAAAATTGTGGAtgagattgagcatgtgaacaGGTGTATGAACTAGCAACTCTTAACTtgtcaaaatccagaaattccaACCTTTTTCTGATGGATCTTTGAACAACCTCCCTCTCTGCTTTCTGTGCCCTAGTAATTTCTGCTTCTGAAACACGAGTCATGTGTTGGGGAAGTTCCTCTCTCTCCAAATCCAGCTCGCCAGTTAAAACAACATTCTCTCCACGAACCACATACAGACCCAACTGCAGGTCACAATAATGATCACCAACAATAATTCTCTCATACGCACCTTCCATAACAACATTGGCGAACTGATCAAAAGAGCGAAGTACACCAATCAATTTTCGATCATCTCGGAGCTGAAGAACCGCCTTCTTGTCAAGATAGCTGGCAAGAGAAGGAGGGAGGTAGACATCTTCTATGCTTGCCCCAGACATTGATTAGTTTAACAAATTATCTGGAAACTAAACCAACCCAAACTCGGGTTTCTCTCTTATACTTCCCACCAAACCCTATTTAACAGcctaacaagaaaaaaaaaaatataaaaaggcaAATAATTCTTTGCGAATAGGGTTGGTCTCTTCTGTCCGGTGTTTATTTAGGGTTTATTGTTGACGACTTGGATATAGCTAAAGAAAGAGAGGGCAGTTGCTTTTATGTTGTAATAGAAAAGCCCTAACACAGTTCTAGGACCGTGGAAGACAAGGCATGCACACACAGTCACTAACATAGTGGCACCAACCCTATATATAAAACAACGTAAAGAtgcttttctcaaaaaaaaaaaaaaaaaaaaaaaaaaaaacaacaacaacaacaacaacaacataaagATGCGGTAATTACACTGACAAAtacaaataagttttaaatttttttatcaaacaccAACAATAAAgagtagttatttttttattttttattttttgagactCAAGATATCGTAactttattaatgaaaaaagaaaatcagcCATGGTTGGCTACAAGAACGTCATGGAGTGGGATGAAACGTCTtctatctaaattaaaaaaaaaagactctaaCATGTCTTGCATGTATTGCTAGATTATTTCTTACCCTGCAAACATGTgagaaagaaacagaagaagaaaaagaacctAAAGAAGATTGAACTGCTTCCAGAACATGACCATAAGATGCCAACGATTATATTCCTCCCTGCTATTAAGAGTGTTGATAACCACCAAAGATTCACCTTCAAAAATCATCGAGGATAAGCCCAGCTCCTGTGCAAAGAGAATGGCCCGTGCTACCACCAAAGCTTCCACATCATCAGAGGAGGGAGGGAGAGGTATCTTCTCCGAGACGGAGGCACAGACCAAGCCATTGCTGTCTCGAGCTATTACTCCCACGCCTACCTCATATGATTCCTTAAAGACCGCTCCATCAAAGTTGATTTCGAAGCAAGGGGCTGGAGGTGGAGACCAGCTAGAAGGACTTGTGGTTGTGGACATGCTATGGAGCTGGAGCGTTGGCTGGTTTTGCTGGAAAAGATCAAGAATCTGAGCTGCTGTGGTTTGCAGTTGTGAGAGAGGATAGCTATCCGTAGTTGTAAGAAGCCGGTTTCTGCGATTTCAGATAGACCATACCAGCATTGCAAACCAAGCGAGGTCCTTGTCAGCTTTGATGATGTAGCGTACCAGGTTGAGCCTCGAAAGGACCAAGTCGAGGATGAACACCAAACCGGTGATAGAATAGGGTAGCCCCAAAGTGCATGAACAACATCTTCAACAGCTTGCTTACAGTGCTCACATCAGTCCTCGAGAAGAATTTTGTGACGACATTAGCTCTTTTTCACCGGAATGGCTTCCTTGCACGCTCTCCACAGGAAATTTCGCACCTTCGGAGGAACATTCAAGCTCCAAATATCCTTCCAAACCTCCTTAGTTTGCATCGAATCAGGTTGGGACTAATCATTAAGGGGAGTGTCTTTGAGCAGAAATTGATATCCAGATTTAACCGAATAAACACCAGATTTAACAAACGGCCAAAGCAGCTTGTCCTCCACATTTGATTGGCCGATTGGAATGGATTTAATCATGCTAGCTTCGTGGGGAACAAATAAACCTTCTAATAGTTCGCTGTCCCAACATCTTGAATCTGGATTAAAGAGTGCACTCACCTTCATATTTTCGCATCCTTCAATTACTGGGGATTGAACCCGAGGTTGGTGAAGAGATGGAAGCCACACATCCATCCAGATAGAATCTCTGCAGCCCATTCTCCCTCGTGCCCCTCTTTAAATCACACCCCTTCCTTTTAGAATACTCCTCCAAGCATAGGATCTGGAAGTAGACTTCGCAGCCTCCATGATGGAGCAATCAGGAAAAAATCTTACTTTGAAATCTCGATAGAAGAGAGAATTTTTATTATGTAGAAGCCGCCAGGTTTGCTTTGCTAAAAGAGCATCAATAAGAAGGGCCAAATCCTTGAGCCCCACACGTCCTTTAGACTTAGCTTGGTAAATAGTTTCCTATTTCACTTAATGAAtctttctttgatcttctttttGACCCtaccaaaattttcaagttaAGCTTTCAATGTCCTATctttatttcatatatattgtttggttttagtgaaaatataattttagtttgaaatggaattttatatttttttaaactcacCTAATCTATATACCATAAAATCGAAGcctttaattatttaataactcttttttaagctctcacaattttccatatCACCactatttcctttttctttttctttttattttacgttttattttaaaaagccACTCTCACTCACCTCTCTCATCCACTTCTCTCAAACCCTAAAACACCAGCCACTCTCACGAAGCATCTTTCATCTGCTTCTTTCAAACCCTGAGAAAACACACAAATGCTGAAATTAAGCATGTTTTAGAGGATGTAATTCGTtattcaaaatcatattttgttttgtagatTCACCATTTTTGTCACTATCTCTCTGTAATTCTCTCTCTAATGATTTTGTTGGTGtaacatttgaagaatgaatttAAAAGTGGTAtcttttatttctctattttttattggattacTTAATTGGTGACTAAACATCAATAAACAATAACCTATTTGGTAGCTAAGCAACAAAGAATGATCATATCATGTTACCTAGAATTGCTAGATCTCCTTTGATTAGTTTCATTATTATTGGACAATTTTTAATCTGCATAGGATTTAATGAACTCTGAAACTATGGGGACAATTCGAAaggtaattttttcttttgttttaattattccaatcttttgttaaatttgattGCAAAAGTAAGTTTATAATTTAATCTCCATTATGagttcaaatttaatttttcctgCACTGGTTTAATAGTTATCGTCATTGAAAGTGTCAGTGTATAATTTTAGTACAAATTTAGTAGTTTGTTATTGTGATTTTCATGTTTAGTTTTTGTGGAAATATAATAATGATGATTGTGAAATGCTTATTTAGTTTaggcaaaaatataaaattgaacctctaattttctacttttgtcatttcagtcttctaatttttagttttcttattcCAGTTCTCTAAGTTTTAATTTATGTCAACGTTGTATTCCATTAGACATTAGTTAAGTGAGTCAAAACGATGCCATTTTGgctctaacttttttttaataaattttgtatttagaaaataaaaaaactgttactaaggaaaaaaataaaaaacatttgaGGGGAATGATGTCGTTTGATCCCCTTCCCctgaaatcaaaaccaaaacacGATGACTCACTATAGCCCTAATTGAGAAAATTGGGGGAAATTGGAAAATGAGTTTGGGTTGGCAGGGGAGActgagtttgagagagagactgaCATTGTCATACTAGAAAGCACCAATtaagctccaaaaaaaaaaaaaaaaaaaaaactccaccAATTAATGATAAAACACAATCAGCCAGAATCATATATACAACACCTTATACCCATGATTACCATCCCAAGCTTGTAATAACCATAAAACATCACACTAAGATCAGTTCGTAACCTATAATGAACAATCAGATAACAACACAACCATGAAGCTTGGTATTTCAAccatgaaaacaaaacaaatatttagtTAGAAGCTGATAAGAACACTGATTGAATACATGTTGCCTCCAAATTGGTCTCTCTCAAATTGGTCTTAATATCGGTTTCTCTTTGAAACTCAGCCTCAATCTCagtctcagtctctctctcaaagtCAGTCTCCCTTGCCGACCCAAACTCCTTTTCCAATTTTCCCCCAATTTTCTCAGTTAGGGCTATAGTGAGTCATCatgttttggttttgatttcagGGGAAGGGAAGCGATGTCGTTCCccataaatgttttttttaataatagtttttttttttcttttaattacaaaatttattaaaaaaaaattagagccAAAATAGCATCGTTTTGACTCACTTAACGACACCACTTAACTGATGTCTAGTGGAATActacattgacaaaaattgaaatttagaggactgaaatgacaaaactagaagttagaggactgaaatgacaaaaactaaaagttagaggttaatttttaattttttcctttcatttattattttagtttatgaAAGAATCTAAGAATATATTCTACTCTCAATGGTTTTTACCCCTATTGTTTTAGGGCTCTATATACTTGAGAGACTCTTTTACCTTTCTAAGCAAGGTATGCTTTCagttttaaatattaatttctgGGGTCCATGTCAAATTTATGTTATAGcccacccccccccctctctctttgTTGTATCATTgcatcattattatttattattatgagTAGCCATCATCATTGAAAGTGtcaaagtttataattttagtACAAATATGTAGTTTGTTCTTCTGATTTTCATGTTTAGATTATGTGGAAATAGAATAATGATAACTGTGAAATGCTTATTTcgtttattattttaatgaaaggCTCCAAGGATATATTCTGCTCTCAATAATGGTTTCTTACCCCTATTGTTTTAGGGGCTCTATATAATTGAGAAACTGTTTGAAGTTCAAGTTTCTAAAGCAAGGTATGCTTTCTTGAGGGTAGCTAGCACAATGACAGATATGCCACAAAGTGTTCCTACAAGAAATGTGCAATCTAATAAACATCTACTCTTCTaagtttatgaaaatttatatgtattatTATTCTAAGTTTATTAATGCCTCTACAAAATTGtacatttattgttttaggattttccaagaattttagttaaaaatttgacaaattatattgtttattaGAACTATTGCAAGTATTGTAGTTAAaaatgttttggatttttgttgtCAAATAGAGAGATTAAAATAGATGTGAAATGAGTCATAGTACCTTCAAGCTAACGTAATACTTTTAATACTTTCAATTGAAACATACAGAAATTTAGCATGCTATTCTAGCTAATAGTAGTTAGAACTTCTTGATAAAATCATGAATGTATGCCCTGATTtcatttggattttctttattgATAGTGTTTGcaacaatattttaaaacaaaatcttGGAGTAACTGGTATTGTTTAACCTCTTTATCATAGAAGAATTATTCTGgggaaaatgtaaaaaaaaaaaaaagaaaaaacttatttctCTCAATAGGGTAATTACttactttcaacaaaaacaattgCCAACAAATTCCTTTGTTGggttaattacttttttcttctgaatgacttttttcttctctttatgtatttttttattgtgcAAATTGGTCTTTACTATTGTTGCCGTAGTTGGGTACATACACTTAAATTGATAAGAGACaattatttagtttaaaattatttttgtcttttcttttattacttgGGAATTTTATATTCGGTTTGGTTATGAAGGTGTTTCCTTGGTTGTGATGATATTACATGCTAATCAATCTTTAATCTTACCGTTTGCAGCATCTCAATATTAGTATTTCATAAAGGTTATTGATGACGTTGAGAATTGTCACCAAtaagtcacaccgtactcgcgagtcaacgaacctgcacaacaagaacgaacGGAAGAAGAacccttagagagcaccggtgtggtgtcggccaaaagccctccgaaggtcaagtcagaattcgtcccttgagttattttgaggcgttagagagggtcaaatcatcttaccttgatttgcgtgaatattactcctttttatagtggtagagagttgcttttcttcttaacctccagatctttccaatgtgggactttgatacaatttcccttattggatcttagggcttttctaggcaaatagagatttcggatcatgggcccttacCATGTCTGTCTGCGATGGGCCTTCAGAGCGCGTGGGCCCATCTTTACAAAGACCAAACAGTACccatccgtcaggcccattaagatagGCCCATCAAACTAAATTTTActatcttcagttgcccccttcaccccaatggtCCGTCTGCTTTTAGGTCAAAGGACCAATGGGGTGACGATTCTAATGTATGGGCGTGACGGGTATTTTGATGACGGAGTGGGATTCGCGAAACAGAAGGTTGAAAATGTTTGACGGATCCAACCGTCAGATAGGACGACGGTTTCATATGGATTTAACCGTCAGACATGATGACGGGTATCTTGCAATTTCAGACGGTTTAATCGAGTCAACggttacaaactgttgatgcgAGCAGACAGGTTGTCAGCATTTATtagcatgccacgtgtcaatctctgaatggccgttgtataggatcgaagcgtcgcttcgtcttccgtgcatctcctatatatatgaggcgtctcaatctctcattttcgcATTTCCAAACAGAAAACGTCTGTCAGAGAGAaccgtcaaccttgtcagagcaatCCGTCGAGTACTGGTAACCACCAATTACCACAACCGTCACCCGTTCTACGCCaggtgtggtaagtatttacttCAATTTCACATTCAAGTTACATTTTCGTCCAAGCAttgttaggcttactatacCCGTCAATGTTTTTTAAACCCGTCAAGTCTTAGGTTTCATcattaattgtaggaaatgtctagtgcgtcaagtaaccaatcggtggttcgtgacgggacggaatacgagagtgtatacccgtccggtcataaagaccaagatagtccaggcgaagataggagtccgtctgcatcctcttcgtcctcaacaagtgaggatgtggagataATTGAAATAGGGGGTCCTGCTGACGACGGGAATAAAGCACTGGAGTCCGTTGTGggtgctgatggactaaggcagttcatcatgttaccagagtggacagtgcatagGTTCACGTCCGTCATCCGGGAGAGACACTTCAGTACCTTTAGAACCAATTTTCAGATACCAGATTACATTCCAATCCGTCTCCCCTACGTGTCGGAGAAATGTTATTATGACGGGGTAGAAGGCGTTGGAGTGTACGAGCAGGTGTTGAAGGCtggacttcggttcccgctctctacactCCATAGAGAACTCTTACATTACCTGGGACTGTCCGTCACCCAGATTTCTCTgaacgcctggagggtcttcatagcaatggagattctTTATGGTGCATGGTCAGACGGAGAAAGGAGATTGACGgtccgtgaatttcttcactgttaccgtCCAGATGAGATTGACAGATCAAGGGGGTTGTACCGTTTTGCTAGTCGAAGTCCCCTGTTGAAGATTatctttgagaccccagactcaaatagagactggaagagtcgctacttcttcctggagggtgacagatggatgaaccgtccaggaGAGACGGAGTACATGCCCGTCGATACAACTTGGGGAATAATAAACCAATTACGTATATATCCGTCTTACTTGTCCTTTTTTACATATCCGTACACTTTTATGTGCGTATTTTGACCGTCTGTCTTTGCAGGTAGACAGCGTCCGCAGATTAGCCTCGAGGAATTTAGTTTCCTTGAagagatttgcagaaaaactagGCCAGAGGAAAGGACCTGGGCTAAGTTAGTGAATCCAAAGACAAtacactggtattgtgacggtccagaacctaCCCGTGAGGCCATT includes the following:
- the LOC115985382 gene encoding sm-like protein LSM1B, with amino-acid sequence MSGASIEDVYLPPSLASYLDKKAVLQLRDDRKLIGVLRSFDQFANVVMEGAYERIIVGDHYCDLQLGLYVVRGENVVLTGELDLEREELPQHMTRVSEAEITRAQKAEREVVQRSIRKRLEFLDFDKLRVASSYTCSHAQSHPQFCSFSPIVL